A genomic region of Trifolium pratense cultivar HEN17-A07 linkage group LG3, ARS_RC_1.1, whole genome shotgun sequence contains the following coding sequences:
- the LOC123913924 gene encoding pentatricopeptide repeat-containing protein At3g22470, mitochondrial-like isoform X4 codes for MLCTATTTTRLRYAFHKFLRLFSHCPKQNAKIFNGIDDAVTLFNRLINMQPLPSVVQFNMILGSVVKMKHCPTAISLLKQMVLKGVTPSIFTLSIWINCYCHLGEMGFAFSILGLVLKRGYQPNKVTLTTVMKGLCINGEVKKAMDFHDNVAAQGILLDEFSYGTLINGLCKIGHTRDAFQLLQKMQGQAVKPNIVIYNMIIDSLCKDGLVTEARDIYSKMVVLGIDPDILTYTSLIRGFCSTDQWEEVNQLMCEMVNKNINPNVYTFNILIDAFCKKGKMIEAQGMFDLMIDKGQQPDIVTFNTLMSGHCLHGNVVEARKIFDAVIEWGILPDVWNYNILIIGYCKCKMIDEAVSLFNEMLYKNMVPNIFTYSSLIDGLCKSGRFSDAWEHFLTIYDNGPPPNVITYNILIDALCKNQHIDTGIGLFELMLKRGLTPNVLTYNILINGYCKNKRIDEAMVLLSEMHGKNLAPDTLTYNSLIDGLCKCVRISDMHGSFSK; via the exons ATGTTGTGTACTgctacaacaacaacaaggtTAAGGTATGCCTTCCACAAATTTCTGAGGCTCTTTTCTCATTGCCCGAAACAAAACGCGAAAATATTTAATGGCATTGATGATGCTGTTACCTTATTCAATCGCTTGATTAATATGCAGCCGCTTCCATCTGTTGTTCAATTTAACATGATTTTAGGGTCAGTAGTAAAGATGAAGCATTGTCCCACAGCTATCTCTCTTTTGAAACAAATGGTGTTGAAAGGAGTTACTCCTTCTATATTCACTTTGAGTATTTGGATCAATTGTTACTGTCATTTGGGCGAGATGGGTTTTGCCTTTTCCATACTAGGTTTAGTTCTCAAAAGGGGTTATCAACCTAATAAAGTTACGTTGACGACAGTCATGAAAGGGCTTTGTATCAATGGCGAGGTTAAGAAAGCAATGGATTTTCATGATAATGTGGCAGCACAAGGAATTTTGTTGGATGAATTTAGTTATGGGACCTTGATCAATGGTTTGTGTAAAATAGGACATACAAGAGATGCCTTTCAGTTGCTGCAAAAGATGCAAGGACAAGCGGTGAAACCTAACATTGTAATCTACAACATGATCATTGACAGTTTATGTAAAGACGGACTTGTAACCGAGGCTAGAGATATATATTCGAAAATGGTTGTCCTGGGAATAGATCCTGATATTTTAACTTACACTTCTCTAATTCGTGGTTTTTGTAGCACAGATCAATGGGAAGAAGTTAATCAATTGATGTGTGAAATGgttaataaaaacataaatccAAATGTTTATACCTTCAATATATTAATTGATGCATTTTGTAAAAAAGGGAAGATGATAGAAGCTCAAGGTATGTTTGATTTGATGATTGACAAAGGTCAGCAACCAGACATTGTTACGTTCAACACTTTAATGAGTGGACATTGCTTGCACGGTAATGTAGTCGAGGcaagaaaaatatttgatgcAGTTATTGAATGGGGTATTTTGCCTGATGTTTGGAATTATAACATCTTGATTATTGGGTATTGCAAGTGTAAAATGATCGATGAAGCTGTGAGTCTCTTCAATGAAATGCTTTACAAGAATATGGTTCCTAATATTTTTACTTACAGTTctcttattgatggtttgtgcaaATCTGGAAGATTCTCTGATGCATGGGAACATTTTCTTACAATCTATGATAACGGTCCGCCACCGAATGTTATCACATATAATATTCTGATAGATGCTCTTTGCAAAAACCAACATATTGACACGGGAATTGGATTATTTGAACTAATGCTTAAAAGGGGATTGACTCCTAATGTTTTGACTTATAACATCTTGATTAATGG GTATTGCAAGAATAAGAGGATTGATGAAGCCATGGTCCTCTTGAGTGAAATGCACGGCAAAAATTTGGCTCCCGATACTCTAACTTATAATTCTCTTATTGATGGCTTGTGTAAATGTGTCAGAATCTCTGATATGCATGGGAGCTTTTCAAAGTGA
- the LOC123913924 gene encoding pentatricopeptide repeat-containing protein At3g22470, mitochondrial-like isoform X3, whose product MELSKKDNLLQLRGEVCDVVYCYNNNKVKPLPSVVQFNMILGSVVKMKHCPTAISLLKQMVLKGVTPSIFTLSIWINCYCHLGEMGFAFSILGLVLKRGYQPNKVTLTTVMKGLCINGEVKKAMDFHDNVAAQGILLDEFSYGTLINGLCKIGHTRDAFQLLQKMQGQAVKPNIVIYNMIIDSLCKDGLVTEARDIYSKMVVLGIDPDILTYTSLIRGFCSTDQWEEVNQLMCEMVNKNINPNVYTFNILIDAFCKKGKMIEAQGMFDLMIDKGQQPDIVTFNTLMSGHCLHGNVVEARKIFDAVIEWGILPDVWNYNILIIGYCKCKMIDEAVSLFNEMLYKNMVPNIFTYSSLIDGLCKSGRFSDAWEHFLTIYDNGPPPNVITYNILIDALCKNQHIDTGIGLFELMLKRGLTPNVLTYNILINGYCKNKRIDEAMALLSKMHSKNLAPDTITYNSLIDGLCKCGRISDARELFKVMRVGGPPVDVVTYNILLVLISEFCKRTMNKVMNLFKGTWGLRLMVA is encoded by the exons ATGGAGTTATCCAAGAAAGACAATCTTCTTCAACTCAGGGGAGAAGTTTGTGATGTTGTGTACTgctacaacaacaacaaggtTAAG CCGCTTCCATCTGTTGTTCAATTTAACATGATTTTAGGGTCAGTAGTAAAGATGAAGCATTGTCCCACAGCTATCTCTCTTTTGAAACAAATGGTGTTGAAAGGAGTTACTCCTTCTATATTCACTTTGAGTATTTGGATCAATTGTTACTGTCATTTGGGCGAGATGGGTTTTGCCTTTTCCATACTAGGTTTAGTTCTCAAAAGGGGTTATCAACCTAATAAAGTTACGTTGACGACAGTCATGAAAGGGCTTTGTATCAATGGCGAGGTTAAGAAAGCAATGGATTTTCATGATAATGTGGCAGCACAAGGAATTTTGTTGGATGAATTTAGTTATGGGACCTTGATCAATGGTTTGTGTAAAATAGGACATACAAGAGATGCCTTTCAGTTGCTGCAAAAGATGCAAGGACAAGCGGTGAAACCTAACATTGTAATCTACAACATGATCATTGACAGTTTATGTAAAGACGGACTTGTAACCGAGGCTAGAGATATATATTCGAAAATGGTTGTCCTGGGAATAGATCCTGATATTTTAACTTACACTTCTCTAATTCGTGGTTTTTGTAGCACAGATCAATGGGAAGAAGTTAATCAATTGATGTGTGAAATGgttaataaaaacataaatccAAATGTTTATACCTTCAATATATTAATTGATGCATTTTGTAAAAAAGGGAAGATGATAGAAGCTCAAGGTATGTTTGATTTGATGATTGACAAAGGTCAGCAACCAGACATTGTTACGTTCAACACTTTAATGAGTGGACATTGCTTGCACGGTAATGTAGTCGAGGcaagaaaaatatttgatgcAGTTATTGAATGGGGTATTTTGCCTGATGTTTGGAATTATAACATCTTGATTATTGGGTATTGCAAGTGTAAAATGATCGATGAAGCTGTGAGTCTCTTCAATGAAATGCTTTACAAGAATATGGTTCCTAATATTTTTACTTACAGTTctcttattgatggtttgtgcaaATCTGGAAGATTCTCTGATGCATGGGAACATTTTCTTACAATCTATGATAACGGTCCGCCACCGAATGTTATCACATATAATATTCTGATAGATGCTCTTTGCAAAAACCAACATATTGACACGGGAATTGGATTATTTGAACTAATGCTTAAAAGGGGATTGACTCCTAATGTTTTGACTTATAACATCTTGATTAATGGGTATTGCAAGAATAAGAGGATTGATGAAGCCATGGCCCTCTTGAGTAAAATGCACAGCAAAAATTTGGCTCCTGATACTATAACTTATAATTCTCTTATTGATGGCTTGTGTAAATGTGGCAGAATCTCTGATGCACGGGAGCTTTTCAAAGTGATGCGTGTTGGTGGACCGCCGGTTGATGTTGTTACTTACAATATCTTGTTAG TCTTGATTAGTGAATTTTGCAAAAGGACGATGAACAAAGTCATGAATCTCTTCAAAGGCACGTG GGGTCTAAGATTGATGGTTGCATAA
- the LOC123913924 gene encoding pentatricopeptide repeat-containing protein At3g22470, mitochondrial-like isoform X1 — protein sequence MLCTATTTTRLRYAFHKFLRLFSHCPKQNAKIFNGIDDAVTLFNRLINMQPLPSVVQFNMILGSVVKMKHCPTAISLLKQMVLKGVTPSIFTLSIWINCYCHLGEMGFAFSILGLVLKRGYQPNKVTLTTVMKGLCINGEVKKAMDFHDNVAAQGILLDEFSYGTLINGLCKIGHTRDAFQLLQKMQGQAVKPNIVIYNMIIDSLCKDGLVTEARDIYSKMVVLGIDPDILTYTSLIRGFCSTDQWEEVNQLMCEMVNKNINPNVYTFNILIDAFCKKGKMIEAQGMFDLMIDKGQQPDIVTFNTLMSGHCLHGNVVEARKIFDAVIEWGILPDVWNYNILIIGYCKCKMIDEAVSLFNEMLYKNMVPNIFTYSSLIDGLCKSGRFSDAWEHFLTIYDNGPPPNVITYNILIDALCKNQHIDTGIGLFELMLKRGLTPNVLTYNILINGYCKNKRIDEAMALLSKMHSKNLAPDTITYNSLIDGLCKCGRISDARELFKVMRVGGPPVDVVTYNILLVLISEFCKRTMNKVMNLFKGTWGLRLMVA from the exons ATGTTGTGTACTgctacaacaacaacaaggtTAAGGTATGCCTTCCACAAATTTCTGAGGCTCTTTTCTCATTGCCCGAAACAAAACGCGAAAATATTTAATGGCATTGATGATGCTGTTACCTTATTCAATCGCTTGATTAATATGCAGCCGCTTCCATCTGTTGTTCAATTTAACATGATTTTAGGGTCAGTAGTAAAGATGAAGCATTGTCCCACAGCTATCTCTCTTTTGAAACAAATGGTGTTGAAAGGAGTTACTCCTTCTATATTCACTTTGAGTATTTGGATCAATTGTTACTGTCATTTGGGCGAGATGGGTTTTGCCTTTTCCATACTAGGTTTAGTTCTCAAAAGGGGTTATCAACCTAATAAAGTTACGTTGACGACAGTCATGAAAGGGCTTTGTATCAATGGCGAGGTTAAGAAAGCAATGGATTTTCATGATAATGTGGCAGCACAAGGAATTTTGTTGGATGAATTTAGTTATGGGACCTTGATCAATGGTTTGTGTAAAATAGGACATACAAGAGATGCCTTTCAGTTGCTGCAAAAGATGCAAGGACAAGCGGTGAAACCTAACATTGTAATCTACAACATGATCATTGACAGTTTATGTAAAGACGGACTTGTAACCGAGGCTAGAGATATATATTCGAAAATGGTTGTCCTGGGAATAGATCCTGATATTTTAACTTACACTTCTCTAATTCGTGGTTTTTGTAGCACAGATCAATGGGAAGAAGTTAATCAATTGATGTGTGAAATGgttaataaaaacataaatccAAATGTTTATACCTTCAATATATTAATTGATGCATTTTGTAAAAAAGGGAAGATGATAGAAGCTCAAGGTATGTTTGATTTGATGATTGACAAAGGTCAGCAACCAGACATTGTTACGTTCAACACTTTAATGAGTGGACATTGCTTGCACGGTAATGTAGTCGAGGcaagaaaaatatttgatgcAGTTATTGAATGGGGTATTTTGCCTGATGTTTGGAATTATAACATCTTGATTATTGGGTATTGCAAGTGTAAAATGATCGATGAAGCTGTGAGTCTCTTCAATGAAATGCTTTACAAGAATATGGTTCCTAATATTTTTACTTACAGTTctcttattgatggtttgtgcaaATCTGGAAGATTCTCTGATGCATGGGAACATTTTCTTACAATCTATGATAACGGTCCGCCACCGAATGTTATCACATATAATATTCTGATAGATGCTCTTTGCAAAAACCAACATATTGACACGGGAATTGGATTATTTGAACTAATGCTTAAAAGGGGATTGACTCCTAATGTTTTGACTTATAACATCTTGATTAATGGGTATTGCAAGAATAAGAGGATTGATGAAGCCATGGCCCTCTTGAGTAAAATGCACAGCAAAAATTTGGCTCCTGATACTATAACTTATAATTCTCTTATTGATGGCTTGTGTAAATGTGGCAGAATCTCTGATGCACGGGAGCTTTTCAAAGTGATGCGTGTTGGTGGACCGCCGGTTGATGTTGTTACTTACAATATCTTGTTAG TCTTGATTAGTGAATTTTGCAAAAGGACGATGAACAAAGTCATGAATCTCTTCAAAGGCACGTG GGGTCTAAGATTGATGGTTGCATAA
- the LOC123913924 gene encoding pentatricopeptide repeat-containing protein At3g22470, mitochondrial-like isoform X2 produces the protein MLCTATTTTRLRYAFHKFLRLFSHCPKQNAKIFNGIDDAVTLFNRLINMQPLPSVVQFNMILGSVVKMKHCPTAISLLKQMVLKGVTPSIFTLSIWINCYCHLGEMGFAFSILGLVLKRGYQPNKVTLTTVMKGLCINGEVKKAMDFHDNVAAQGILLDEFSYGTLINGLCKIGHTRDAFQLLQKMQGQAVKPNIVIYNMIIDSLCKDGLVTEARDIYSKMVVLGIDPDILTYTSLIRGFCSTDQWEEVNQLMCEMVNKNINPNVYTFNILIDAFCKKGKMIEAQGMFDLMIDKGQQPDIVTFNTLMSGHCLHGNVVEARKIFDAVIEWGILPDVWNYNILIIGYCKCKMIDEAVSLFNEMLYKNMVPNIFTYSSLIDGLCKSGRFSDAWEHFLTIYDNGPPPNVITYNILIDALCKNQHIDTGIGLFELMLKRGLTPNVLTYNILINGYCKNKRIDEAMALLSKMHSKNLAPDTITYNSLIDGLCKCGRISDARELFKVMRVGGPPVDVVTYNILLGAFWKIQHAA, from the coding sequence ATGTTGTGTACTgctacaacaacaacaaggtTAAGGTATGCCTTCCACAAATTTCTGAGGCTCTTTTCTCATTGCCCGAAACAAAACGCGAAAATATTTAATGGCATTGATGATGCTGTTACCTTATTCAATCGCTTGATTAATATGCAGCCGCTTCCATCTGTTGTTCAATTTAACATGATTTTAGGGTCAGTAGTAAAGATGAAGCATTGTCCCACAGCTATCTCTCTTTTGAAACAAATGGTGTTGAAAGGAGTTACTCCTTCTATATTCACTTTGAGTATTTGGATCAATTGTTACTGTCATTTGGGCGAGATGGGTTTTGCCTTTTCCATACTAGGTTTAGTTCTCAAAAGGGGTTATCAACCTAATAAAGTTACGTTGACGACAGTCATGAAAGGGCTTTGTATCAATGGCGAGGTTAAGAAAGCAATGGATTTTCATGATAATGTGGCAGCACAAGGAATTTTGTTGGATGAATTTAGTTATGGGACCTTGATCAATGGTTTGTGTAAAATAGGACATACAAGAGATGCCTTTCAGTTGCTGCAAAAGATGCAAGGACAAGCGGTGAAACCTAACATTGTAATCTACAACATGATCATTGACAGTTTATGTAAAGACGGACTTGTAACCGAGGCTAGAGATATATATTCGAAAATGGTTGTCCTGGGAATAGATCCTGATATTTTAACTTACACTTCTCTAATTCGTGGTTTTTGTAGCACAGATCAATGGGAAGAAGTTAATCAATTGATGTGTGAAATGgttaataaaaacataaatccAAATGTTTATACCTTCAATATATTAATTGATGCATTTTGTAAAAAAGGGAAGATGATAGAAGCTCAAGGTATGTTTGATTTGATGATTGACAAAGGTCAGCAACCAGACATTGTTACGTTCAACACTTTAATGAGTGGACATTGCTTGCACGGTAATGTAGTCGAGGcaagaaaaatatttgatgcAGTTATTGAATGGGGTATTTTGCCTGATGTTTGGAATTATAACATCTTGATTATTGGGTATTGCAAGTGTAAAATGATCGATGAAGCTGTGAGTCTCTTCAATGAAATGCTTTACAAGAATATGGTTCCTAATATTTTTACTTACAGTTctcttattgatggtttgtgcaaATCTGGAAGATTCTCTGATGCATGGGAACATTTTCTTACAATCTATGATAACGGTCCGCCACCGAATGTTATCACATATAATATTCTGATAGATGCTCTTTGCAAAAACCAACATATTGACACGGGAATTGGATTATTTGAACTAATGCTTAAAAGGGGATTGACTCCTAATGTTTTGACTTATAACATCTTGATTAATGGGTATTGCAAGAATAAGAGGATTGATGAAGCCATGGCCCTCTTGAGTAAAATGCACAGCAAAAATTTGGCTCCTGATACTATAACTTATAATTCTCTTATTGATGGCTTGTGTAAATGTGGCAGAATCTCTGATGCACGGGAGCTTTTCAAAGTGATGCGTGTTGGTGGACCGCCGGTTGATGTTGTTACTTACAATATCTTGTTAGGTGCTTTCTGGAAAATACAACATGCTGCCTAG
- the LOC123913925 gene encoding surfeit locus protein 1-like — MPSSTSTARTLAELRRVATSARGSTSSDHFLAVRPFSSTAPVSSVSNSDPTLSSSSDSNGKASKWWLYLPGAIAFGLGSWQIVRREEKIKMLEYRGKRLQMEPLKFSNAYPSSEELDSLEFRKVVCKGVFDDKNSIYVGPRSRSISGVTENGYYVITPLMPIHDYPDSVSSPILVNRGWVPRSWKEKFLEASHDEPFADPLPSPSQADGTRSWWRFWSKKEPVSSEDQVPSITPNEVIGVVRGSEKLSIFVPANDHESSQWFYIDVPSIARHCGLPENTIYVEDVNENVNPSNPYPVPKDVNTLIRSSVMPQDHLNYILTWYSLSAAVTFMAFKRLRQKNTRR; from the exons ATGCCATCGTCGACTTCCACCGCCCGAACCCTTGCAGAACTCCGCCGTGTCGCCACCTCCGCCCGCGGCAGCACTAGCTCTGATCATTTCCTCGCAGTCAGACCATTCAGCTCCACTGCACCCGTTTCCTCCGTCTCTAATTCCGACCCAACactttcttcttcctctgaTTCCAATG GAAAAGCTTCAAAATGGTGGCTGTATCTACCTGGAGCAATCGCATTTGGTCTTGGGAGTTGGCAAATTGTCAGAAGAGAAGAAAAG ATTAAAATGTTGGAGTATCGAGGAAAGAGGTTGCAAATGGAACCATTGAAATTCAGTAATGCTTATCCATCAAGTGAGGAGCTAGATTCTCTGGAATTTAGAAAGGTTGTCTGCAAGGGAGTTTTTGATGATAAAAATTCAATCTATGTGGGACCACGTTCAAGAAGCATTTCAGGTGTTACCGAAAATGGTTACTATGTTATAACACCTCTTATGCCAATTCATGATTATCCTGATAG CGTGAGTTCTCCAATTCTAGTTAACCGAGGATGGGTTCCCCGCAGTTGGAAAGAAAAGTTTCTAGAGGCTTCACATGATGAACCCTTTGCAGATCCACTTCCTTCACCTTCACAAGCCGATGGAACTAGATCTTGGTGGAGATTTTGGTCTAAAAAAGAGCCTGTTAGCAGTGAG GATCAGGTCCCATCTATAACACCTAACGAAGTGATCGGGGTAGTTCGTGGAAGTGAGAAACTAAGCATATTTGTTCCTGCAAATGATCACGAGTCTTCTCAGTGGTTCTATATTGATGTTCCTAGCATTGCCAGACATTGCGGCCTTCCAGAAAATACCATCTATGTTGAAGATGTTAATGAGAATGTCAATCCAAGTAATCCTTACCCTGTTCCTAAGGATGTCAATACCTTGATTCGAAGTTCAGTGATGCCGCAGGACCACTTAAACTACATATTGACATG GTATTCTCTTTCTGCAGCAGTTACATTTATGGCATTCAAGAGGCTAAGACAGAAAAATACGAGGAGATAG
- the LOC123914950 gene encoding non-specific lipid transfer protein GPI-anchored 8-like, producing the protein MAASKAYLSFLLINLSSFFHLCLCDGGGSLEDLLPSLAQSAGLLDPQCMQKLLPCQPYLKAPNNPPPACCNPLSELAANSSDCICNLINNPKLLAFEASKEEILKLPTACGVDVDASKCNANAVEDETAAEDAAAEDSASSTKIIPPYGITYFGVPGFVALLTALVVSAY; encoded by the exons ATGGCAGCTTCTAAGGCTTACCTCTCATTCCTCCTCATAAATTTATCTTcattttttcatctttgtttaTGCGACGGCGGTGGCAGTTTGGAAGATCTTCTTCCTAGCCTTGCACAATCTGCAGGTTTGTTAGATCCACAATGCATGCAAAAATTGCTTCCTTGTCAACCATATTTGAAGGCTCCAAACAATCCTCCTCCAGCATGTTGTAACCCTTTAAGTGAGTTAGCAGCCAATTCATCTGATTGTATTTGCAATCTCATTAACAATCCTAAGCTTTTAGCCTTTGAGGCTTCTAAGGAGGAAATCTTGAAGCTTCCAACTGCTTGTGGTGTTGATGTTGATGCCTCTAAGTGCAATGCCAATGCAG TTGAGGATGAAACAGCTGCAGAAGACGCTGCTGCTGAAGATTCAGCTAGCTCGACAAAAATTATTCCTCCATATGGAATCACTTATTTTGGTGTACCTGGTTTTGTTGCATTGTTGACTGCTCTTGTAGTTTCTGCATACTAG